In Pseudomonas flavescens, the sequence ACCTGGTCACCGGTTTCGAGCAATGCGTCCAGCCGTTGCAGCGCGGCGCCAGTGCCCTGCAGTTCAGCGACCAGATCGAACGCGTTGAAGGCCGCGAAGCTGTAGCGGGCATCCAGTGCCCAGGCACGCTCGAACGCAGGCAATGCCTGAGTCTTGTCGCCATGCAGCAGCAGCGCATGGCCAAGGAAGCCATGGGCCATGGCGACCTGAGGCTCCAGACGGACCATTTCGCGAGCGGCGCCGATGTAGGCCGGGTGGTCGCCATCTTCGTCATGCCAGTCAGCCAGGTGGCGCCAGCCCTGATAGCTGTCCGGATGCTGCGTCAGCAGGTCACGCAGGGCGGCGATGGCTCCAGGACCATCCCCCTCGGCACGCGAGGCGCGCGGCCCGTAGAGCGCCATGTCGATCGGCGGTTTGCCTTCCCAGTACGGGGCGGCGAGCACCCTGCGCATGTCGTCGTGGCGCCCCGCCTCCAGCAGCAGATCCAGCAGGCGGCCGTTGATTGCCCGATGCCGAGGGCTGTAGCGCAATGCCTCGCGCAGGGCACGCTCACGCTCGGCCAGGTCACTTTCCTGATCGGCCAGGGCGATCCAGGCATCGGAGTCCCCCGGCCGGCTCTCCACCAGTTCCCGCGCCAACTGCAAGGGGCGCTGCTCGCACTGCAGCGTGCCCGCATAGTGCCTCAGCTGATTCCACGCCCACTCGTTGCCCGGCTCGTCGCGCAGCACCCGCTCGGCCTGATCCGCCGCTTCGGCGAACGCATCGCGGCGGCCCAGTACGTAGGCCAGATAGACCCGCAGCTCGGTGTTCTCCGGCGCACGCGACAACACCTGGCGCAGCATGCGCTCGGCCTCGTCCAGGCGATCGTCCTGCTCCAGCAGGCAGTCGACATAGAGACTGACGCTGGGCGTCCACAACGGATTGATGCGCAAGCTCTCCTGCAGCGTCTCGTAACAGGCATCGAGCTCGCCAAGGTGCTTGTGCAGCCGCGCCAGCTCCAGCGACAGCCTGGGCAGCAGTGGAAAACGCTCGATCGCCTGGCGCAGGGTGGCGGCAGCCGCCTCGTGCTGATCCATGCGCGCCAACTGGCGGGCCACGACCACCCAGAGATGCCAGAGGTCCTCACGCTGCTCCAGCGCCTCGCGCAACTGGTCGAGCAATACCTGTGGCTCGAGCAAGCGCTGCGCCTGTTGCTCATACGCCAGCCAGCCGTCTCCGAAGGTCACCTGGCGCACCAGTTCGGCGTGGATCTCGACGAGCGTCTGGGTGGCCTGCTGCTGGCCATCGCAGGTGTCGAGCAGGACATTGCTGGCATAGTCGTTGTCGACCGACAGGCGCAGGGCCAGTCGCATGGCCTCCCGGGCGGCCTCCCGACGACCGTCCTGCAACAGGACGAAGCCGCGGGTGGAATGGTAGAAGGTGCTCTGCATGTCGACCTGACCAGCCTGCTCGCAGAGCTGCAACGCCTCGTCACGACGCCCCTGCCGAGCCAGGCAGATGGCCAGTTCGCGCAGAGCCCAGGAATACTGGGGATGATTCTCCAACAGGCGACGCAGCGCCTGTTCCGCCGCTGGCAGCGAGCGGCGCTGCGCGCGCTCCACTTGCAGCTCGGCGATGCCCAGATGGTGCGGGTATTGGCCAGCCAGTTCCTCGACGTACTGGTCAGCCGCTTCGCTGCCCTCGCTCTGTTCCAGCAGGGTCACGCACATGCGCTGCGCCGCTACCGACAATGGCTCGAGGGCCGCGGCTTCCCGTGCCCACTCGAGCGTCTGCAGCACATCGGCGGCACGGCGCATACCCTGCTTGACCGCGGCACGCAGCCACCAGGCGCGACGACACCGCGGCTCGGCGCGGGCCAGCAGCGCCTGACAGGCATCGATGTCACCGTTGCGCCCGTGGTATTCGGCCAGCCCCAACAGCAGTTCGCCGTCCTCGGGGCGCTGCTCCAGTGCCTGCTCCAGCAGGGCCTGGGCGTCATAGGGGCGCAACAACTCGTCGAGCATCTCGCTGAGGGTCAGGCTGGGCGCGGCAGCCAGCCGGCCAAGCTGGGCCTGACGCCGTTCGAGGAATTGCAGCCCTTCTGCCGTACGCCCCAGCGCCCGCAGCGCGCGGAAATACTGCACGCTGTAGCCTTCGTGGGAAGCGTGCAGGCAGGCAGCGATTCGATACAGCTCGCAGGCCTGTTCGCGCAGGTTCTCGCCCCAGCGCAAACTGGCCAGGGCATTCCAGGCGCGGGCCTGGGTGGAGGTCTGCAGCAGCACCCGTTCGAGAATCCCGCTGACCTGTTCATGGGTACGGCCATCCTCGCTGAGCAGTTCGGCATAGCGCACGCTGATCGTCGGCTCGTTCCAGCGCTCCTGGCAGTGCCCGGCGAGCCAGTCCAGCTGAACGGAACGGGGCTGTAGCTGCGCCAGCGAATTGGCCTTGGCCAGAATCAGGTTGGAGTCCTCGGGAAACTGCTTCAGCAGTGCCTCGGTACCCTGCAGCACTTCACGTTCCTGACCGTCGTACCAGCCCAGGGAGCGTTGCGCCTGGCGGGTCAGCCGGTGCTCGGCAGCACGCGCCTGCAAGGCCTGGTAGGCAGTCAGTGCCTCGTCGCGGCGATGGACTTCCAGGGCACTGGTGAATCGATAGTACAGATCCCACAGGTCACGATCCGGCAACACCAGGCCTTCCAGGCGTCCCGCTTCGGCAGCCGGCAGCAACAGCATGCCCCGCGGACCGGAGGCGCGCTGTGCCTCGAACAGTTCCTCGGCCAGGTACTCGCCATGCTGTGGCTGTGCGGGGTCACGCACCAGCAGCGTGCCACGTGGTTCGTCGTAGCCCACCAGCGCCTGCAGATGACCGCTGCCGGTGTATTGCAAGGTCAGGGTGAAGGGTGCACCGCGGTCGATCAGCGCACGGGTGGTCGCCCAGTCCGCGGTGAACTCCACGGCCAGATAGCCATTGCGCTCCGCCCAGGCGCGCTCGGCCTGGTGCGAGGTGCCGTCGTAGCAGATTTCCTCGGCAACCTCGAGGTGTTCGACGGGCAGCCCCCAGTAATCGGAAATCGCCGTCAGGGTGGCAGGCACACAGGTCATGTGATGCTGCCTGACGAAACGTACCGGCAGTACCTGACGCCGCCCCGTCGGCTCGGCGAGACGGGTCTGCACGTTCAGGTAGAACCCGCCGCCCGCCTTGCCTGCCAGCTCGCGGGCTGCCGCGTAGTCGCCCTGCAGGCAGGCAATGTCACAGCGGCGGGCGGCGGCCCAGTCGGTACGCCGGCGCTCGGTGATCGGCTCGAGCGTTTGTATGTGATCGAGCCAGGACGAGGCTTCGTCCAGCAGCCCGCGCTCGATCAGGTGATCGACCAGGTGCGCGCAGATGCCTGGGCTTTGCATGTCACGGGCGCCACGGCGCATCAGTTGCAGAGCCCCATCGGCGTGCCCGAGCTGCAACTGCAGGGAGGCTGCCTGCATCAGGGCGGAACGAAAATCGGGGCGTGAGTCGAGTACCTGTTCGCACAGCGCCAGTGCTTCTTCGCGGCGGTCCTCCTGCTCCAGCGCATGGCTGCGCTCGACCAGCAACCAGGGGTCATCACCACTCAGTGCGCGAGCCTCCTCGAACAGCGCTTCGGCTGCCTGAAAATCACGCAACGAGGCATACAGGAAGCCCTTGAACGACAGCCATTCAGCACGCAACCCCTGCTCGGGCGGCAGCCAGTCGCCGAACGACTGGAACAAGCGCCAGGCACGATAGTGACCTCGGCGGGCGAACAGCATGCGGGCGTAACGCAGACGCGCATGGGAGGACTGCGGATAGCGTCGATAAGCCAGCCAGTTCAGCGCATCGGCCAGCCGTGGTGCACCGACGTGCCCTGCCAGCCGGGCAAAGCTGGTCATCGCCTCGGCGCCTTGCCAGTAACGGGGATCGCCCTGCTCGCTGGCCAGCGCGTAGGCCTGCAGCAGCAGGCCACGATCGACCAGCGCATCGAGGCGTTCGAGCAGAGCCGGTGATGGCGTCTGGGAATGGGGATTGAAAACGGACATTGCACTACCCTCCTTGGTCGTCGAATCTCGGCGGCACTCTATGCCGCCACGGCGTCATCGACAAGGGTGGCAGGCTGCACCTGTGACGGCCTGCTCGGGTACACTAGCGCCTCGCTGCGCTTCGTCACCCACTCGCTGTCACAAGGACCTCCCATGCCGATCCGTCACTGTATCGTCCACCTGATCGACAAGAAGCCCGACGGCAGCCCTGCCGTGCTGCACGCCCGCGACAGCGAACTGGGCGCTTCCCAGGCCATCGAGAACATGCTCGCCGACCTCAACGAGAGCTATAACGCCAAACAGGGCAAAGCCTGGGGCTTCTTTCATGAGGAATCCGGTGCCTACCCCTTCAGTGGCTGGTTGAAAACCTACCTCGATGAAGGCCAGGAATTCGCGGCGTTCAGCCGTCAGGCCGTGGAGCATCTGCAGAAGCTGATGGAAGAGTCCAACCTGTCCACCGGTGGTCACGTACTGTTCGCCCATTATCAGCAAGGCATGACCGACTACCTGGCCATCGCCCTGCTGCACCATAGCGAAGGTGTGGCGGTGAACGATGCGCTGGACGTGACCCCGGCCAAGCACCTGGATCTGGGCCAGTTGCACCTGGCGGCGCGAATCAACATCAGCGAGTGGCGCAACAACAAGCAGTCGAAGCAGTACATCTCCTTCATCAAAGGCAAGAACGGCAAGAAGGTCTCGGAGTACTTCCGCGACTTCATCGGCTGCCAGGAAGGCGTCGACTCGCCCAGCGAGACACGCACCCTGCTCAAGGCCTTCAGCGATTTCGTCGAGAGCGAAGACCTGCCCGAAGAACAGGCCCGGGCGAAGACCGACACCCTGGTCGACTACGCCACCAGCCAGGCCAAGATGGGCGAGCCGATGACCCTGGAAGAACTCTCCGGGCTGATCGACGAAGAGCGGCCGAAAGCGTTCTACGATCATATCCGCAACAAGGACTACGGCCTGTCGCCGGAGATCCCTGCCGACAAGCGCACGCTGAGCCAGTTCCGCCGCTTCACCGGCCGTGCCGAAGGCCTGTCGATCAGCTTCGAGGCCCACCTGCTGGGCTCGAAGATCGAGTACGACGAGGCCTCGGACACCCTGACCATTCGCAACCTGCCGACTCAACTGACCGACCAGTTGAAGCGCCGCAAAGACTGATCGACCTGAGCAGAGGGCTGCAGCATGAAACGGATTTTGCTGATTCTTGCGGTACTGGCGACCTGGCAACACTGGGATCGCATCGAGCCACGGCTGTTCGGCAGCAACCAGCAGGTCGCCGGCCAGGGCGAGGTGATCCTCTACGCCACCAGCTGGTGCGGCTACTGCGCCAAGACCCGAGAGTTCCTAGGCGAACGCGGTATCGCCTATACCGAGCTGGACATCGAAAAGTCCCCCGAAGCCCGCCGCGCCTACGACGCCCTGGGTGGCCGCGGCGTGCCGGTGCTCAAGGTCAACGACACGGTGATCCACGGCTACAACCCGCAGGGGATTTTGGCGGCGTACTGAGTTCAGGTGAGGAACTGGCGGCTCAAGGTGAGCTATGGTCGATCCGCTCTGCTGCGGGTCATATGGATGAGTGCTGATCTACGGCTATCCAGAGAGGCTCTCTCTTCGACAGCAAAGGGCAAGAAACCTAGTTTCGGATAAAGTAGCAAGCCTGCTGTATTTTCATTGAAGCACGAGATCTGTACCTCTGCGGCGTCATAACGGTCGAACGCCAGAGCTGTCATCGTCTCTACGATAAAGGTAGCCACGCCGTTACCTCTTGCCTCTCGGGCAACGACGACATTGCCAATACAGCAAACCCCACCCGCTTCAACCTGATAAAAGTTAGCAAAACCGACTACACCATTCTCGCTCTCGACAACCGTCGAATCGAATCGTTGAGTAATCGCGTTAGACAGCTGAGCTTCAGTCAAAGGGTATTGAGCTTTCGGGAACATATAGAACAGTTCCTGAGCGTTAAGGGGAAAGCTACAAATCGTCTTGATGTCATCAGCCTTCACAGGCCTGTGTTGCAATATCATCGCGCGTCCTTGAGGTCTTTGCTTTCGGCACTCTAGCTCATCAATCTTATCAAACGCTTTATTTGGTTATCGGGATACACATCAATGCGATTGCAGCCGTTCGCGACCGGCAGCTTTCGGCCAAAAAGCGGTCATTTTGCGTTTTGGCCATTTCTCGCTGTGACCTGCAGACCAAACGATCAGGATGTGATTTATGTATATTGGTGAACTTGCCAAACGAGCGCACTGCACACCGAAGGCCATTCGTTTGTATGAGCGGATGGGGCTGATAACGCCTCAGCGGATGGGCAGCTATCGGTCTTACACCGCACATCATCTAAAACTTGTTCAGATGATCCGTCAGGCCCAGACGGTGGGTTTCAAATTGGCAGAAATGAGTGAGCTGCTAGCCGCCAAGCAGCACCAGGCGCCGTTTCCCCTGGCCCTTGCCAATCAGGGTATCGAAGCCAAGCGCGTGGAGCTAAACGTAGAAATCCAATCTCTGTTGAGTCGCCAAGCTAATCTCACCCAATTACAGCAGCAACTCAACGAGCAATTTGGCCCGGATTCGGGTGTCTGTACGCCAGTAGGTGCGTAAATGCTTGTATCAGGGCTTCCTGCGCAGGGCGAGGTTGGTAACCCAATTCGGTGACCGCTTTTTCAATGCTGTAGCGCTGCTGCACGCCATAAAACATCCGTACCTGACTTCGCAGCAATTCGGCTGGTTTGCCGATGATGGTGGCACGCAGCTCTTGCAGCCAGGCGATCAGCAGGAGTAACGCCTTGGGTGCACGCGGTGGCAGCCGATAACCGGGGCAGCAGGCGTTAAGCGCTAAAATCACGTCTGCCAGTGACGATGATTGCGAGTTCGCCAGAATGTAGCGTTGGCCAGAGAGGCCACTCTGTGCAGCTCGAATCAGGCCATCGGCTACGTCACGTACATCGACAAAATTGAAATGAAAGTTCGGATCAATTACCAGTCTGCGATCAAGAACGGCAGCGAGAAAGCCCATGGTGTCGGTCAGCCGTGTAGCATTCGGGCCGATGATCGCTGACGGCAATATGGCAACCATCGATAGATTCATAGCTTTTGCGGTTTCCCATGCAGCGCGCTCAGACAGAATCTTCGACAGGTAGTACGGATTCTGCTCCTCGGTGTTCCAGATAGTTTCATCCAACTGCTTGCCGCTGTGCCCCACGGCGGCCACTGAACTTACATACACCACGCGCTTGACGCCCGCCTCGGCAGCAGCACGCAACACGTTTCGTGTGCCCTGCACATTGACCTCAACGATCTCGGCGTACGGATTTTTCGCCCAGTGTTTGAACACAGCTGCCACTTGGTACAACACGTCTACGCCTTGCAAGGCATGGCGCAAAGAGTCCGGATCTAGCAGTTCGGCACGAACCACATGACAGCCGAGCGTGTTCAATTCTGTGGGCTGTTGCGGGTCACGAACGCCTGCGCGCACCTGCTGCCCTCTGGCGAGCAACTCTTTGACCAAGGTGTTGCCAAGATGCCCATTAGCACCGGTGACGAGCGATAGCGTTTGCATAGGTAGCCTTATCCACTAGGAGTGGAACCCGAAACAGATAAGGCATCGTGAGGGTTGCCCCTAGGGGCAGAGTCAACGAGAACGGGAACAGACCAGACAGACCACAGTCCCTGTGGGAGGAGCTTCATCCACGCTTAATCCCACAAGCATTGTTGCGACGTACTGAGCCGCTCACTCAGTGAGCGCGCCCGCCGACGCCGTCACTGTCGTGTCGCCACTGCCGTGGGCTGACGCCGAACCAGCGGCGGAAGGCGCGTGAGAAGGCACTGACTTCCGAGTAACCGAGCAGTGGCGCCAGGTTGGAGATGGGCAGTTGGTGCTGACGCAGGTAATGGGTGGCCAGTTCGCGGCGCAGCTTGTCCACCATCGCGGAGAAGGTCAGGCCCTGGTCGCGCAGGCGTCGCTGCAGTGACCAACTGCTCATGCCCAGCCGCTCGGCAGCCAGTTCCAGCACCGGCTCGCCAATCAGCAATTGCTGGCGAATCTGCTCACGGACGTCGTCGGCGATATCCCGCTCGCCTCGCCCGCTCAGGTTGCTGAGTTGGCTGAGCGAGTCCTGCATGACCAGCAGCAACACCGGGTCGCTCTGCGGCATGGCGCGATCCAGGCCGCGCTTGGGAATTACCAGCGAGTTGAACGGCTGCTCGAAATACACCGGCGCATCGAAGACTTTGCAGTGCTCATGCCAGTGTTCGGGGCGCGGGTGCTCGAAATGCACGGCCCGCGGCGCCCACTGATGGCCGAGCACGTGACGCACCAGATTGAGCACCATGCCCAGGGTCAGCTCGGCATCCTGACGGCGGCAGAGAATGGCGCCGTGGCGTACCTGATAGTCGAAGCGGTAGCACTCGCCTTCATCCACCAGGCGAATCAGGCTATTGCGCTGATGCAGGGGGAAGGCACGGGAAAAGTTGATCAACGCCTGCTCGACGGTCGCCGAGCACAACCCGATATAACCGAGCAGCCCCAGCGCCTGAGGCTTGAACTGCTGCCCATAGTAGAGACCGAAGTTGTCGCAGCCGGATTGCCGCGAGGCCTCCTCCAGCACCTGGCAGTAATTGGGCAGGGCCAGGCTCAGCGTCGGGTGGCGCAGGGACTCCGGGTCGATACCGGAAACGCCGAGGATGCGATCCGCGTCACCACCGTGTTTTTCGATAAAGCCACACAGACCGCTGGCAGCGGCCGCCAGGACGCCGCTATTGGTTTGCCCACCGGATAACAGGGACAAACCAGCAGCCAAACCGGACTGGGCGAGAACGGAGCTCATGGCGCCTCCTTCGTGACAATTCATGTCTGGAAGCAAGAAGCACGCCGCCCCTCGTCGGATCGACCGTACAGGCTCTGCACCGAGGCTCTGCGGACAGAAGGTGGTATCGCACCCGGCTAAAAAGCCCCAAAACGAGTCATTCGGAAACACCCGCACCGAAACGGGGCGCACCATTTGACTCACCACGACAGAGCCAAGGCTGTGGTGAAAATTTGACCTTGCAGAACAGCCAGCCCCGCCTAGCGTCAAGTCAGCGACATGAATTCGTCTCATAGTTCAAGCGAGCTCCGGTCGAACCATCGACCCCTTACAACTACAAGAAACCGTCCTTGGGAGAACTGTCATGATCTACGCCAAACCCGGTACCGCAGGCGCTGTCGTCACCCTCAAGCCGCGCTACGGCAACTACATCGGCGGTGAATTCGTCGCCCCGGTCGGTGGCCAGTACTTCACCAACACCAGCCCGGTGGATGCCTCGGTGATCGGTGAATTCCCCCGTTCCGACGCCAAGGACATCGACAAGGCCCTCGACGCCGCCCATGCCGCCGCCGATGCCTGGGGCAAGACCTCGGTGCAGGATCGTGCACTGATTCTGCTGAAGATCGCCGACCGCATCGAAGCCAACCTCGAACTGCTCGCCGTCGCGGAAACCTGGGACAACGGCAAGGCCGTGCGCGAGACCCTCAACGCCGACGTGCCGCTGGCCGCCGATCACTTCCGCTACTTCGCCGGCTGCATCCGCGCGCAGGAAGGCAGCGCGGCGGAGATCAACGAACACACCGCCTCCTATCACTTCCACGAACCGCTGGGCGTGGTCGGGCAGATCATCCCCTGGAACTTCCCGCTGCTGATGGCCGCCTGGAAACTGGCTCCGGCCCTGGCGGCCGGCAACTGCGTGGTGCTCAAGCCCGCCGAGCAGACGCCGCTGTCGATCAGCGTGTTCGCCGAGCTGGTGGGCGACCTGCTGCCGCCGGGCGTACTCAACATCGTTCAGGGTTATGGCCGTGAAGCCGGCGAGGCGCTGGCCACCAGCACGCGCATCGCCAAGATCGCCTTCACCGGCTCCACGCCGGTCGGCTCGCACATCATGAAATGCGCGGCCGCCAACATCATCCCGAGCACCGTGGAGCTGGGCGGCAAGTCGCCCAACGTGTTCTTCGAAGACATCATGCAAGCCGAGCCGGCGTTCATCGAGAAGGCCGCCGAAGGCCTGGTGCTGGCTTTCTTCAACCAGGGCGAGGTGTGTACCTGCCCGTCCCGCGCGCTGGTGCAGGAGTCGATCTTCGAGCCGTTCATGGTCGAGGTGATGAAGAAGATCAAGGTCATCAAGCGCGGCAACCCGCTGGATACCGAGACCATGGTCGGCGCCCAGGCCTCCCAGCAGCAGTACGACAAGATCCTCAGCTACCTGGAGATCGCCCAGCAGGAGGGTGCCGAGCTGCTCACTGGCGGTGCCACCGAGAAGCTCGAAGGCGACCTGGCCAGCGGTTATTACATCCAGCCGACCCTGCTCAAGGGCACCAACACGATGCGCGTGTTCCAGGAGGAAATCTTCGGCCCGGTGGTCGGCGTGACCACCTTCAAGGACGAAGCCGAAGCCCTGGCCATCGCCAACGACACCGAGTTCGGCCTGGGCGCTGGCGTGTGGACGCGCGACATCAACCGCGCCTACCGCATGGGCCGTGGCATCAAGGCCGGTCGCGTATGGACCAACTGCTACCACCTGTACCCGGCGCACGCTGCCTTTGGCGGCTACAAGAAGTCCGGGGTCGGGCGCGAAACCCACAAGATGATGCTCGACCACTACCAGCAGACCAAGAACCTGCTGATCAGCTACGACATCAATCCGCTGGGCTTCTTCTGATCTGCCGATTTGCCATAGCCAGCCAACCCATAAAGCAGCGCTCGCCGCACCGCGGCGGGCGTGAAGGAGTCCTGAAATGTCCAAAGAGACACTCTCCACACCCTCTCAGAGTGGTGTGGAAACCGAAGCCGTTGGCGCCGAGTACTTCGCCAACCGGCAATTGAAGCAGGGCGCTGCGGGCTGGATCCTGTTGATCGGCCTCGGCGTTGCCTACGTGATTTCCGGCGACTACGCCGGCTGGAACTTCGGCCTGGCGCAAGGCGGCTGGGGCGGCATGTTCATCGCCACCCTGCTGATGGCGACCATGTACCTGTGCATGTGCTTCTCGCTGGCCGAACTGTCTTCGATGATCCCCACCGCAGGCGGCGGCTATGGGTTCACCCGTACCGCCTTCGGCCCGTGGGGCGGCTTCCTGACCGGTACGGCGATCCTCATCGAGTACGCCATCGCCCCCGCAGCCATCGCCTGCTTCATCGGCGCCTACTGCGAGTCGCTGTTCGGCATCGGCGGCTGGATCATCTACCTGGTGTTCTACGTGGTGTTCATCGGCATCCACATCCTCGGTGCCGGTGAGGCGCTGAAGCTGATGTTCGTGATCACCGCCGTGGCGGCCATCGCGCTGGGCGTGTACATCGTGGCCATGGTGCCGCACTTTCAGGTCGCCAATCTGTTCGATATCCCGGCTACCGAGGCCACTGGTGCCAGCGCCTTCCTGCCGTTCGGCTACCTGGGCATCTGGGCCGCCCTGCCCTATGGCATCTGGTTCTTCCTGGCGGTCGAAGGCGTGCCGCTGGCCGCCGAGGAAACCAAGGATCCCAAGCGCGACCTGCCACGCGGCTTGATCGGCGCCGTGCTGGTACTGCTGGTGTTCGCCGGGCTGATTCTGTTGGTCGGCCCTGGCGCTGCCGGTGCGCAGTCGCTGGTGGCTTCGGGCAACCCGCTGGTCGAGTCGCTGGTCAAGGTCTACGGTGGTTCCACCTGGATGAGCCAGTTCGTCAACCTGGTCGGCCTGGCTGGCCTGATCGCCAGCTTCTTCTCGATCATCTACGCCTATTCGCGGCAGATCTTCGCCCTATCGCGCGCCGGCTACCTGCCACGTAGCCTGTCGCTGACCAACCGCAACAAGGCACCGGTGATGGCGCTGATCGTACCGGGCATCATCGGCTTCGGCCTGTCGCTGACCGGCCAGGGCGACCTGCTGATTCTGGTCGCGGTATTCGGGGCCACCGTATCCTATGTACTGATGATGGCGGCGCACATCACCCTGCGCACCCGTCGCCCCGACATGCCCCGCCCCTATCGGACCCCTGGCGGCGTGCTGACTTCGTCGGTGGCTCTGGTGCTGGCTGCCGTGGCGCTGGTGGCCTGCTTCCTGGTCGACCTGCGCGTCGTGATCGGCGCTGCCATCATCTACGCTCTGTTCATCGCCTACTTCGCCTTGTACAGCCGTCACCATCTGGTGTCCGGTACGCCGGAGGAAGAGTTCGCCGCCATCCAGGCAGCTGAACGCTCCCTACGCTGATTGACCCCAAGTGGCCGCTGCGGCGGCCACGACAGGAGATACGCTATGGCTCGTTTTACCCACACCATCGGCAACATGACCTGGAGCTTCGACAGCCTGCGCGAGCTGATGGCCAAGGCCAGCCCGGCGCGCTCGGGCGATTATCTGGCAGAGGTCGCCGCGCAGAGCGACGCCGAACGGGCTGCGGCGCAAATGGCTCTGGCCAACGTGCCGCTCAAGCATTTTCTGCAGGAAGCACTGATTCCCTACGAAAAGGACGAGGTCA encodes:
- a CDS encoding tetratricopeptide repeat protein is translated as MSVFNPHSQTPSPALLERLDALVDRGLLLQAYALASEQGDPRYWQGAEAMTSFARLAGHVGAPRLADALNWLAYRRYPQSSHARLRYARMLFARRGHYRAWRLFQSFGDWLPPEQGLRAEWLSFKGFLYASLRDFQAAEALFEEARALSGDDPWLLVERSHALEQEDRREEALALCEQVLDSRPDFRSALMQAASLQLQLGHADGALQLMRRGARDMQSPGICAHLVDHLIERGLLDEASSWLDHIQTLEPITERRRTDWAAARRCDIACLQGDYAAARELAGKAGGGFYLNVQTRLAEPTGRRQVLPVRFVRQHHMTCVPATLTAISDYWGLPVEHLEVAEEICYDGTSHQAERAWAERNGYLAVEFTADWATTRALIDRGAPFTLTLQYTGSGHLQALVGYDEPRGTLLVRDPAQPQHGEYLAEELFEAQRASGPRGMLLLPAAEAGRLEGLVLPDRDLWDLYYRFTSALEVHRRDEALTAYQALQARAAEHRLTRQAQRSLGWYDGQEREVLQGTEALLKQFPEDSNLILAKANSLAQLQPRSVQLDWLAGHCQERWNEPTISVRYAELLSEDGRTHEQVSGILERVLLQTSTQARAWNALASLRWGENLREQACELYRIAACLHASHEGYSVQYFRALRALGRTAEGLQFLERRQAQLGRLAAAPSLTLSEMLDELLRPYDAQALLEQALEQRPEDGELLLGLAEYHGRNGDIDACQALLARAEPRCRRAWWLRAAVKQGMRRAADVLQTLEWAREAAALEPLSVAAQRMCVTLLEQSEGSEAADQYVEELAGQYPHHLGIAELQVERAQRRSLPAAEQALRRLLENHPQYSWALRELAICLARQGRRDEALQLCEQAGQVDMQSTFYHSTRGFVLLQDGRREAAREAMRLALRLSVDNDYASNVLLDTCDGQQQATQTLVEIHAELVRQVTFGDGWLAYEQQAQRLLEPQVLLDQLREALEQREDLWHLWVVVARQLARMDQHEAAAATLRQAIERFPLLPRLSLELARLHKHLGELDACYETLQESLRINPLWTPSVSLYVDCLLEQDDRLDEAERMLRQVLSRAPENTELRVYLAYVLGRRDAFAEAADQAERVLRDEPGNEWAWNQLRHYAGTLQCEQRPLQLARELVESRPGDSDAWIALADQESDLAERERALREALRYSPRHRAINGRLLDLLLEAGRHDDMRRVLAAPYWEGKPPIDMALYGPRASRAEGDGPGAIAALRDLLTQHPDSYQGWRHLADWHDEDGDHPAYIGAAREMVRLEPQVAMAHGFLGHALLLHGDKTQALPAFERAWALDARYSFAAFNAFDLVAELQGTGAALQRLDALLETGDQVAAWGRVLPLARASGERELQRRALTFLASEAAAESRWDDDVTDFAVREPLLREVLDAGIADGSLHSAAVETWLSWRTHDLLSNLTLSYAFRKALRNDPRHAAKCAMFRVLGRTPHANRILLGSVLNSCRQAIAEEADVWGAASYALVESKRYRLLFDTLGDWQRPDAPAWALGNLALGYRVRGMDDTAAAISRQALERDPREADAMVWLAVDAALAGDQEALGGWLERLEGASMRNYYRALLNLAEACADAVTPDQARERLQQGEDLAGPKHLAFWRLRQRVGVRLGLHGELLSARWRWRLRRWWKG
- the qhpR gene encoding AraC-like transcriptional regulator QhpR: MSSVLAQSGLAAGLSLLSGGQTNSGVLAAAASGLCGFIEKHGGDADRILGVSGIDPESLRHPTLSLALPNYCQVLEEASRQSGCDNFGLYYGQQFKPQALGLLGYIGLCSATVEQALINFSRAFPLHQRNSLIRLVDEGECYRFDYQVRHGAILCRRQDAELTLGMVLNLVRHVLGHQWAPRAVHFEHPRPEHWHEHCKVFDAPVYFEQPFNSLVIPKRGLDRAMPQSDPVLLLVMQDSLSQLSNLSGRGERDIADDVREQIRQQLLIGEPVLELAAERLGMSSWSLQRRLRDQGLTFSAMVDKLRRELATHYLRQHQLPISNLAPLLGYSEVSAFSRAFRRWFGVSPRQWRHDSDGVGGRAH
- a CDS encoding glutaredoxin family protein, translating into MKRILLILAVLATWQHWDRIEPRLFGSNQQVAGQGEVILYATSWCGYCAKTREFLGERGIAYTELDIEKSPEARRAYDALGGRGVPVLKVNDTVIHGYNPQGILAAY
- the yejK gene encoding nucleoid-associated protein YejK translates to MPIRHCIVHLIDKKPDGSPAVLHARDSELGASQAIENMLADLNESYNAKQGKAWGFFHEESGAYPFSGWLKTYLDEGQEFAAFSRQAVEHLQKLMEESNLSTGGHVLFAHYQQGMTDYLAIALLHHSEGVAVNDALDVTPAKHLDLGQLHLAARINISEWRNNKQSKQYISFIKGKNGKKVSEYFRDFIGCQEGVDSPSETRTLLKAFSDFVESEDLPEEQARAKTDTLVDYATSQAKMGEPMTLEELSGLIDEERPKAFYDHIRNKDYGLSPEIPADKRTLSQFRRFTGRAEGLSISFEAHLLGSKIEYDEASDTLTIRNLPTQLTDQLKRRKD
- a CDS encoding MerR family transcriptional regulator yields the protein MYIGELAKRAHCTPKAIRLYERMGLITPQRMGSYRSYTAHHLKLVQMIRQAQTVGFKLAEMSELLAAKQHQAPFPLALANQGIEAKRVELNVEIQSLLSRQANLTQLQQQLNEQFGPDSGVCTPVGA
- a CDS encoding GNAT family N-acetyltransferase, which produces MILQHRPVKADDIKTICSFPLNAQELFYMFPKAQYPLTEAQLSNAITQRFDSTVVESENGVVGFANFYQVEAGGVCCIGNVVVAREARGNGVATFIVETMTALAFDRYDAAEVQISCFNENTAGLLLYPKLGFLPFAVEERASLDSRRSALIHMTRSRADRP
- a CDS encoding NAD-dependent epimerase/dehydratase family protein; its protein translation is MQTLSLVTGANGHLGNTLVKELLARGQQVRAGVRDPQQPTELNTLGCHVVRAELLDPDSLRHALQGVDVLYQVAAVFKHWAKNPYAEIVEVNVQGTRNVLRAAAEAGVKRVVYVSSVAAVGHSGKQLDETIWNTEEQNPYYLSKILSERAAWETAKAMNLSMVAILPSAIIGPNATRLTDTMGFLAAVLDRRLVIDPNFHFNFVDVRDVADGLIRAAQSGLSGQRYILANSQSSSLADVILALNACCPGYRLPPRAPKALLLLIAWLQELRATIIGKPAELLRSQVRMFYGVQQRYSIEKAVTELGYQPRPAQEALIQAFTHLLAYRHPNPGQIAR